One Bacillota bacterium genomic region harbors:
- a CDS encoding DUF72 domain-containing protein, giving the protein MNAKIFTGTSGYSYDDWRGAFYPLRLAKGDMLVYYAREFFFTEVNSTYYYMPPPRILARLAEKTPEDFVFSVKAHGSLTHGRGDGFNSDAEKFRLALQPLRESGKLGAVLFQFPYSFRKIPENEKYLVRIRDAFPADPAAVEFRHSGWVEQSTWELLRSLNFAYVCVDEPRLKGLVGPVAVRTASFGYVRFHGRNAAKWWKHGQPWERYDYLYSDAELTEWIPGVQAVARETDRVFIAFNNHPRGQAVQNARVFRSMIG; this is encoded by the coding sequence TTGAACGCGAAAATCTTCACCGGGACCTCCGGCTACAGCTACGATGACTGGCGCGGCGCGTTTTACCCGCTTCGGCTCGCCAAAGGCGATATGCTCGTCTACTATGCTCGGGAGTTTTTCTTTACGGAGGTCAACTCAACGTACTACTACATGCCGCCGCCCCGGATCCTTGCCCGGCTCGCCGAAAAAACGCCGGAAGATTTCGTGTTCAGCGTGAAGGCGCACGGGTCGCTTACCCACGGGCGGGGGGACGGTTTTAACAGCGACGCCGAAAAGTTCAGGCTGGCGCTTCAGCCTCTCCGCGAGTCCGGGAAGCTCGGCGCCGTGTTGTTCCAGTTCCCTTACTCCTTCCGTAAGATACCGGAGAACGAAAAGTACCTGGTCCGGATAAGGGACGCATTTCCGGCCGATCCCGCCGCCGTGGAATTCAGGCATTCCGGCTGGGTCGAGCAGTCCACCTGGGAACTCCTCCGGTCGCTTAATTTTGCGTATGTTTGCGTGGACGAGCCCCGTCTCAAGGGTCTGGTCGGACCGGTTGCGGTCCGGACCGCTTCCTTTGGTTACGTGCGTTTTCACGGGCGAAACGCTGCGAAATGGTGGAAACACGGTCAACCCTGGGAGCGTTATGACTACCTTTATAGTGATGCGGAACTCACCGAGTGGATTCCAGGCGTGCAGGCCGTCGCCCGTGAAACCGACCGGGTTTTCATCGCCTTCAATAATCACCCGCGCGGTCAGGCGGTACAGAATGCCCGGGTATTCCGGAGCATGATAGGATAG
- a CDS encoding glycosyl hydrolase family 18 protein, whose amino-acid sequence MEKNKLLYLLAGFLGLVVVIGVGMNAARKPAFLYHPKVVGFYVDQPGPTDSFGSLKTHGKLLDDVAPLWYSIMPDGSLDVKVNREALRIARDYKLKITPLINVGRNDDTFLQDPATRDRVIANIASVVKAENYDGVNLDIQLLPEDDGREFSGDRDLLTDFVKRLRDKLKPMKKTLAISVIPKVQVPKEVEGIYDYGALAGLVDYVSLMTYDRHQDSGPPGPVAPFSWVEQNIKETENLGFRRDQIYLGIATYGYDWPTGEPGGFSRPTREIEERAARTGVTVEWSDRYQEPYYIYTAPNGRQREIWFENHATMRQKIDLMKKHRLAGIAIWRLGFETPGFWDVLRKEFPGKK is encoded by the coding sequence ATGGAAAAAAATAAACTTCTGTACCTTTTGGCAGGGTTTCTTGGTTTGGTCGTGGTAATCGGCGTCGGGATGAACGCGGCCCGAAAACCGGCATTTCTTTATCATCCCAAGGTCGTCGGTTTCTACGTGGATCAACCGGGACCCACGGATTCATTCGGTTCCCTTAAAACCCACGGCAAGCTGCTGGACGATGTCGCTCCCCTGTGGTACAGCATCATGCCCGACGGGAGTCTCGACGTGAAAGTCAACCGGGAGGCGTTGCGGATAGCCCGGGACTATAAGCTAAAAATAACACCTTTGATCAACGTAGGGAGGAACGATGATACCTTTCTGCAGGATCCCGCTACAAGAGACAGGGTAATCGCCAACATCGCGTCGGTGGTTAAAGCGGAGAACTATGACGGCGTGAACCTGGATATACAACTGCTGCCGGAAGACGACGGACGGGAATTCTCCGGGGACCGGGACCTGCTTACGGATTTTGTAAAGCGGCTGCGCGACAAACTCAAACCCATGAAGAAAACCCTTGCGATATCCGTGATCCCCAAGGTTCAGGTGCCGAAAGAGGTGGAGGGGATATATGATTACGGCGCACTGGCGGGACTGGTCGATTACGTATCGCTGATGACGTACGACAGGCACCAGGATTCCGGACCTCCCGGACCCGTGGCACCGTTCAGCTGGGTGGAGCAGAATATTAAAGAGACGGAGAACCTGGGTTTCCGCCGGGACCAAATCTATTTAGGGATAGCCACTTACGGATACGACTGGCCCACCGGCGAGCCGGGCGGGTTTTCAAGGCCGACACGCGAGATAGAGGAGCGCGCCGCCCGCACCGGAGTAACCGTCGAATGGAGCGACCGCTACCAGGAGCCTTATTATATTTACACGGCGCCCAACGGCCGTCAACGCGAGATCTGGTTTGAAAACCACGCTACCATGCGGCAGAAGATCGATCTTATGAAAAAGCACCGGTTGGCCGGGATAGCGATCTGGCGGCTTGGTTTTGAGACGCCCGGCTTCTGGGATGTGTTGCGTAAGGAGTTTCCGGGCAAGAAGTAA
- a CDS encoding S24 family peptidase, with the protein MADRKDTGSAALGQYLASKRLSGGMSYRQMAARIGKAPSTIQSWEQGKRLPDLDDLLVLANVFDTDVNELVALAATPARDLKRRLAAAEDRRRKALRESSRADRGGNNRARSALTESGREAAFLQNLIAQRERLYQASKPQNMEPVHTPDMAGEVPGWSLRALPLYDLKKVPVVGGIRAGKPLLAVEETLGYTGAPRELDVDYALTVEGDSMAGAGIDPGDIVWVKQTDSADHGSTVVALLGGEEVTVKHLVREDGRYLLRANNLNRDYPDILLGPDDRIIGIVQRVVKRPGPPPK; encoded by the coding sequence GTGGCGGACCGGAAGGACACCGGAAGCGCGGCCCTCGGGCAATACCTGGCGTCCAAACGGCTGTCCGGGGGCATGTCGTACCGGCAGATGGCGGCGCGAATCGGGAAGGCGCCGTCTACGATCCAATCGTGGGAGCAGGGTAAACGCCTGCCGGACCTGGACGATCTCCTCGTGCTGGCCAACGTTTTTGATACCGATGTTAACGAATTGGTCGCCCTGGCCGCCACACCGGCAAGGGACTTAAAAAGGCGGCTCGCCGCGGCGGAAGACCGCCGCCGTAAAGCGCTGCGGGAGTCTTCCCGGGCGGATAGAGGCGGAAACAACCGGGCGCGGTCGGCGCTTACCGAATCCGGCCGGGAGGCGGCCTTCCTGCAAAACCTCATCGCTCAAAGGGAAAGGCTTTATCAAGCATCGAAACCGCAAAACATGGAACCTGTACACACCCCGGATATGGCGGGCGAAGTTCCGGGTTGGTCCCTCAGGGCTTTGCCGTTGTACGACCTGAAAAAGGTGCCGGTCGTGGGCGGCATCAGGGCGGGAAAGCCGCTGCTGGCGGTAGAGGAAACGCTCGGATACACCGGCGCGCCCCGCGAACTGGACGTGGACTACGCCCTGACGGTTGAGGGCGACAGCATGGCAGGCGCAGGCATCGACCCCGGCGATATCGTCTGGGTGAAACAGACCGATTCCGCCGATCACGGAAGCACTGTGGTGGCGTTGCTCGGCGGCGAGGAGGTAACCGTCAAACACCTTGTCAGGGAGGACGGGCGTTACCTTTTGCGCGCCAATAACCTGAACCGTGATTACCCCGATATCTTGCTTGGACCGGACGACCGGATAATAGGCATCGTTCAGCGGGTGGTGAAACGTCCGGGCCCGCCGCCGAAGTGA
- a CDS encoding DUF6504 family protein, with product MKSPVGKLKVNEENGVPRSFCWRGGSYSIRTVLEAWKDTGRWWKDEAPKFFFRVETTGGGLWEIYLDTARYEWHLYKVYD from the coding sequence TTGAAGTCACCGGTAGGAAAGCTCAAGGTAAATGAAGAAAACGGCGTGCCCCGGTCCTTTTGCTGGCGCGGCGGGTCTTATTCCATCCGAACGGTACTTGAAGCCTGGAAAGACACCGGCCGGTGGTGGAAGGATGAGGCGCCCAAGTTTTTCTTCCGGGTCGAAACTACCGGCGGCGGCCTCTGGGAGATTTACCTGGATACCGCCCGGTACGAATGGCATCTTTACAAGGTCTACGATTGA